In Candidatus Binatia bacterium, one DNA window encodes the following:
- a CDS encoding SOS response-associated peptidase → MLLHHFMCGRYTITSPAKVIAEVLGIDEPIDLAPRYNVCPGQDVPVVRVRRGEEKRSLDLLRWGLVPWFAKEPGPAARMINARAETAATSPAFRDALRERRCLVPADGFYEWQAQGGPRGPKQAFWLHRPDGKPFAFAGLWERWKGKDGTRIESCTILTTEPNELVRPIHDRMPVILPPDAFDLWLDRDVHDVERLRPLLAPLPASELVATPVSSWVNDPRHDDPQCIVEVKPVPRQLTLRIVS, encoded by the coding sequence GTGCTACTGCACCACTTCATGTGCGGCCGCTACACCATCACGTCGCCCGCCAAGGTGATCGCCGAGGTGCTCGGGATCGACGAGCCGATCGATCTCGCGCCGCGCTACAACGTCTGCCCGGGGCAGGACGTGCCCGTGGTGCGCGTCCGGCGCGGCGAGGAGAAGCGCTCGCTCGACCTGCTGCGCTGGGGGCTCGTGCCCTGGTTCGCGAAGGAGCCCGGACCTGCGGCGCGCATGATCAACGCGCGCGCCGAGACCGCGGCGACGAGCCCCGCCTTCCGCGACGCGCTGCGCGAGCGCCGCTGTCTCGTGCCCGCGGACGGATTCTACGAGTGGCAGGCGCAGGGAGGTCCGCGCGGTCCGAAGCAGGCGTTCTGGCTGCACCGCCCGGACGGCAAGCCCTTCGCGTTCGCCGGCCTGTGGGAGCGCTGGAAGGGCAAGGACGGAACGCGCATCGAGTCGTGCACGATCCTCACCACCGAGCCGAACGAGCTCGTGCGTCCGATCCACGACCGCATGCCGGTCATCCTGCCGCCCGACGCCTTCGATCTGTGGCTCGACCGCGACGTGCACGACGTCGAGCGCCTGCGTCCGCTGCTCGCGCCGCTGCCGGCGAGCGAGCTCGTCGCCACACCGGTGTCGAGCTGGGTCAACGACCCGCGGCACGACGACCCGCAGTGCATCGTCGAGGTGAAGCCCGTGCCGCGTCAGCTCACGCTGCGGATCGTATCGTAA
- a CDS encoding MerR family transcriptional regulator, with product MNYSVEQLAEAAGVRVDTVRYYQAQGLLPPPKRAGRRALYSDAHLKLLRRIRELQREGLPLAVIKRMLEGGKGKRRATALERAIAEQRGEQRLTRADLASASGVSEELIAAVENAGLFEPVKVGGEPRYGEADVAMARAALALLREGFPLTELLGLAITHASNTREVAERAADLFERYVRRTKSGEERPEQEVVESFKRLMPAITSLVAHHFQRTLIAVALARLEERGEKRALEVALDATESGRLEVTWR from the coding sequence ATGAACTACTCGGTCGAGCAGCTCGCCGAGGCCGCGGGCGTCCGGGTCGACACCGTGCGCTACTACCAGGCGCAGGGTCTGCTGCCGCCGCCGAAGCGCGCCGGACGCCGCGCCCTCTACTCCGACGCGCACCTCAAGCTGCTGCGGCGCATCCGCGAGCTGCAGCGCGAGGGCCTGCCGCTCGCGGTCATCAAGCGCATGCTCGAGGGCGGCAAGGGCAAGCGCCGCGCGACCGCGCTCGAGCGCGCGATCGCCGAGCAGCGCGGCGAGCAGCGGCTCACGCGCGCCGACCTCGCCTCCGCGTCCGGCGTCTCGGAGGAGCTGATCGCCGCGGTCGAGAACGCGGGGCTCTTCGAGCCGGTGAAGGTCGGCGGCGAGCCGCGCTACGGCGAGGCCGACGTCGCGATGGCGCGCGCCGCGCTCGCGCTGCTCCGCGAGGGCTTTCCGCTCACCGAGCTGCTCGGTCTCGCGATCACGCACGCGAGCAACACGCGCGAGGTCGCGGAGCGCGCGGCCGACCTGTTCGAGCGCTACGTGCGCCGCACCAAGAGCGGCGAGGAGCGGCCCGAGCAGGAGGTGGTCGAGAGCTTCAAGCGCCTGATGCCGGCGATCACGTCGCTGGTCGCACACCACTTCCAGCGCACGCTGATCGCGGTCGCGCTCGCGCGCCTCGAGGAGCGTGGTGAGAAGCGCGCTCTCGAGGTCGCGCTCGACGCAACCGAGTCGGGACGCCTCGAGGTCACGTGGCGATGA
- a CDS encoding ubiquinone/menaquinone biosynthesis methyltransferase, which translates to MTLPAAEEKADFVRAMFDRIAPRYDRLNAVMTLRLDRGWRRATIAAAEIAPGDRVLDVACGTGDLIELARARGARVVGVDFAQGMLAVARRRGLGAGLVRGDALALPLADASVDVVTCAFALRNFVALAPFLEEAARVLRPGGRLALLEVATPRGALLRAGHRLWFHGAVPLIGRLLADRAAYAYLPASTAYLPDAPELMRAIEASGFADVRRRALGLGAVQLLTARRASRVRSAA; encoded by the coding sequence ATGACGCTGCCCGCCGCGGAAGAGAAGGCGGACTTCGTGCGCGCGATGTTCGACCGCATCGCGCCGCGCTACGACCGCCTGAACGCCGTCATGACGTTGCGCCTCGACCGCGGCTGGCGGCGCGCGACGATCGCCGCGGCGGAGATCGCGCCGGGGGACCGCGTGCTCGACGTCGCCTGCGGCACGGGCGACCTGATCGAGCTCGCACGCGCGCGCGGCGCGCGCGTCGTCGGCGTCGACTTCGCGCAGGGCATGCTCGCGGTCGCGCGACGGCGCGGTCTCGGCGCGGGGCTGGTGCGCGGCGACGCGCTCGCGCTGCCGCTCGCCGACGCGAGCGTCGACGTGGTCACGTGCGCGTTCGCGCTGCGCAACTTCGTCGCGCTCGCGCCCTTTCTCGAGGAAGCCGCGCGCGTGCTGCGCCCGGGCGGACGCCTGGCTCTGCTCGAGGTCGCGACCCCGCGCGGCGCGCTGCTGCGCGCCGGCCACCGGCTGTGGTTCCACGGCGCGGTGCCGCTGATCGGTCGCCTGCTCGCCGATCGCGCCGCCTACGCCTACCTGCCGGCCTCGACCGCATACCTGCCCGACGCGCCCGAGCTGATGCGCGCGATCGAAGCGTCGGGCTTCGCGGACGTGCGCCGGCGAGCGCTCGGGCTGGGCGCGGTCCAGCTTCTCACCGCGCGGCGCGCGTCGCGCGTCCGGAGCGCCGCATGA
- a CDS encoding isochorismate synthase has protein sequence MSRAARRREAREVVASASLVLDGAQDPLDFLAAFPGQRRFLWQRDATDEHVAAIGAVTRIEARGESRFADVLAALDDVPSAQCAPGTVLVGGFAFDADARTTGPWRDFPSAQLVLPELALVRRGGQSRLVAVASGSADGGRESAEQLLERTRSGLARALARGRRAREIHAAPSRPPSFRVRALAPEAAWRHAVEDALADLDAGRIDKVVLARAVEVDAGAPLDPLRVAARLRAAHPGCAVFAVLQGGSAFVGATPELLARVDGDRLQTSALAGSAPRGERASDDRARARALRASVKDRAEHAAVVDDLIERLGPLCRRLSVPRAPRILRTAVVQHLWTPITGRLRAGVGLLDVASVLHPTPAICGVPRAAARERVLAHENVARGWYGGCLGWLDARDRRSGELGVAIRSALLRGERAILHAGAGLVRGSRWEAELEETRLKLRATLHALLEV, from the coding sequence ATGAGCCGCGCCGCGCGACGCCGCGAGGCGCGCGAGGTGGTCGCGAGCGCGTCCCTTGTGCTCGACGGCGCGCAGGACCCGCTCGACTTTCTCGCTGCGTTCCCGGGCCAGCGCCGCTTCTTGTGGCAGCGCGACGCGACGGACGAGCACGTCGCGGCGATCGGCGCCGTGACGCGCATCGAGGCGCGCGGCGAGAGCCGCTTCGCCGACGTCCTGGCTGCGCTCGACGACGTGCCCTCGGCGCAGTGCGCTCCCGGCACGGTGCTGGTCGGCGGCTTCGCCTTCGATGCCGACGCGCGCACGACCGGACCGTGGCGCGACTTCCCGTCCGCGCAGCTCGTGCTGCCGGAGCTCGCGCTGGTGCGGCGCGGGGGCCAGTCGCGTCTGGTCGCGGTCGCGAGCGGTTCGGCGGATGGCGGTCGCGAGTCGGCAGAGCAGCTTCTCGAGCGCACGCGCAGCGGGCTCGCACGCGCGCTCGCGCGCGGGCGCCGGGCGCGGGAGATTCACGCGGCGCCGTCGCGACCGCCGAGCTTCCGCGTGCGCGCGCTCGCGCCCGAAGCCGCGTGGCGCCATGCCGTCGAGGACGCGCTCGCCGACCTCGACGCGGGTCGCATCGACAAGGTGGTGCTCGCGCGCGCGGTCGAGGTCGACGCCGGCGCGCCGCTCGATCCGCTGCGGGTCGCGGCGCGGCTGCGCGCGGCCCATCCGGGGTGTGCGGTGTTCGCGGTGCTGCAGGGCGGCTCGGCGTTCGTCGGCGCGACGCCCGAGCTGCTGGCGCGGGTCGACGGCGATCGTCTGCAGACGAGTGCGCTCGCCGGCAGCGCGCCGCGCGGCGAGCGCGCGTCGGACGACCGCGCGCGCGCGAGGGCGCTGCGCGCCAGCGTCAAGGACCGAGCCGAGCACGCGGCTGTGGTCGACGATCTGATCGAGCGGCTCGGGCCGCTGTGCCGGCGCCTCAGCGTGCCGCGCGCGCCGCGCATCCTGCGCACCGCCGTCGTGCAGCACCTGTGGACGCCGATCACGGGACGGCTGCGTGCCGGCGTCGGCCTGCTCGACGTCGCGAGCGTGCTGCACCCGACGCCCGCGATCTGCGGCGTGCCGCGCGCCGCGGCGCGCGAGCGCGTGCTCGCGCACGAGAACGTCGCGCGCGGCTGGTACGGCGGCTGCCTCGGCTGGCTCGACGCCCGCGACCGTCGCTCGGGCGAGCTCGGCGTCGCGATCCGCAGCGCGCTGCTGCGCGGCGAGCGCGCGATCCTGCATGCCGGCGCGGGTCTGGTGCGCGGCTCGCGCTGGGAAGCGGAGCTCGAGGAGACGCGGCTCAAGCTGCGTGCGACGCTGCACGCGCTGCTGGAGGTCTAG
- the menD gene encoding 2-succinyl-5-enolpyruvyl-6-hydroxy-3-cyclohexene-1-carboxylic-acid synthase: MLRFAEPRALDPSAASTCDDARVAAHDGAARRIPNRTAFAPTLLVDELARCGVRAVCVSPGSRSAPLVSALVAHGGLQLWSHVDERCAGFFALGLARASRTPVAIVCTSGTAVANLLPPVIEAFHARVPLLLLTADRPPELRDCGAGQTIDQHGLFGTHVRWTFDLGTPDATVEAARHVRAIACRAVAVARGDTGAPPGPVHLNLPFREPLDPREVSGDVAASLLRTAAVRGRGAADGAASVTSSAATTASSAPSVAWTRSAHAQVAPDADALEDVARLLRAARRPLVVAGWLDDGDVALVPAVAGLCAALRAPLLADVASNLRRGPALAYAVDAHDAVTRALLADDAAPDDTPDAIVRIGAMPTAKALATWLARRDDVLQVVIDPAATWADPGSVASHLVVGAPAVVCASLAARVATLRALAGVRRGDGDARDAWLARWRDAGRRARAALDDAVAMVRTREGCSTERAAATVFEAHAVATLARALPSGATLYAGNSLAVRAVDAFWPLDAAPARVLVNRGANGIDGFVSSVLGAAASDPSRATVGVCGDLTFYHDLNGLLAVRRHGVRALFVVLNNDGGGIFDHLPIAAYRDGYEEHFATPTGLDFQPVVEMYGARFTRVTDPSQLAPAIEDGLACGRAAVVELRYAREAARAAWEEARARAVRAAAQEAARDTVSA; encoded by the coding sequence GTGCTCCGCTTTGCCGAGCCGCGCGCGCTCGACCCGAGCGCCGCCAGCACGTGCGACGATGCGCGCGTCGCCGCGCACGACGGCGCCGCACGGCGCATCCCGAACCGGACCGCGTTCGCCCCGACGCTGCTGGTCGACGAGCTCGCGCGCTGCGGCGTGCGCGCGGTCTGCGTGTCGCCCGGCAGCCGCTCGGCGCCGCTGGTCTCGGCGCTGGTCGCGCACGGCGGCCTGCAGCTCTGGTCGCACGTCGACGAGCGCTGCGCCGGCTTCTTCGCGCTCGGCCTCGCGCGCGCGTCGCGCACGCCGGTGGCGATCGTCTGCACGTCGGGCACCGCGGTCGCGAACCTCTTGCCCCCCGTGATCGAGGCGTTCCACGCGCGCGTGCCGCTTTTGCTCTTGACGGCGGACCGGCCGCCCGAGCTGCGCGACTGCGGCGCCGGCCAGACGATCGATCAGCACGGCCTGTTCGGGACGCACGTGCGCTGGACCTTCGACCTCGGCACGCCGGATGCGACCGTCGAGGCGGCGCGCCACGTGCGCGCGATCGCGTGCCGGGCCGTCGCGGTCGCGCGCGGCGACACCGGTGCGCCGCCGGGGCCGGTGCACCTCAACCTGCCGTTCCGCGAGCCGCTCGATCCGCGCGAGGTGTCCGGCGACGTCGCGGCGTCCTTGCTGCGGACGGCGGCCGTGCGCGGCCGCGGCGCGGCGGACGGCGCGGCGTCAGTGACGTCGAGCGCAGCGACGACGGCGTCGAGCGCACCGAGCGTCGCCTGGACGCGCAGCGCGCACGCGCAGGTCGCGCCCGACGCCGACGCGCTCGAGGACGTCGCGCGTCTCCTGCGCGCGGCGCGGCGTCCGCTCGTCGTCGCAGGCTGGCTCGACGACGGTGACGTCGCGCTCGTGCCCGCGGTCGCGGGGCTGTGCGCCGCGCTGCGTGCGCCGCTGCTGGCCGACGTCGCGTCCAACCTGCGTCGCGGTCCGGCGCTCGCCTACGCCGTCGACGCGCACGACGCGGTGACGCGCGCGCTGCTCGCGGACGACGCCGCGCCGGACGACACGCCCGACGCGATCGTGCGCATCGGCGCGATGCCGACCGCGAAGGCGCTCGCGACCTGGCTCGCGCGTCGCGACGACGTGCTGCAGGTGGTGATCGATCCCGCAGCGACCTGGGCCGATCCGGGCTCGGTCGCGTCGCACCTCGTGGTCGGCGCGCCCGCCGTCGTGTGCGCGAGCCTCGCGGCGCGCGTCGCGACGCTGCGCGCGCTCGCGGGCGTCCGGCGCGGAGATGGCGACGCCCGCGACGCGTGGCTCGCCCGCTGGCGGGACGCCGGCCGGCGCGCGCGCGCGGCGCTCGACGACGCCGTCGCTATGGTCCGCACGCGCGAGGGATGCTCGACGGAACGAGCGGCCGCGACCGTGTTCGAGGCGCACGCCGTCGCGACGCTCGCCCGCGCGCTGCCGTCCGGTGCGACGCTGTACGCCGGCAACAGCCTCGCCGTGCGCGCGGTCGACGCCTTCTGGCCGCTCGACGCCGCACCCGCGCGGGTGCTCGTCAACCGCGGCGCGAACGGCATCGACGGCTTCGTGTCGAGCGTGCTCGGGGCCGCGGCGAGCGATCCGTCGCGCGCGACCGTCGGCGTGTGCGGCGACCTCACCTTCTACCACGACCTGAACGGCCTCCTCGCCGTGCGCCGGCACGGCGTGCGCGCGCTGTTCGTCGTGCTGAACAACGACGGCGGCGGCATCTTCGACCACCTTCCGATCGCCGCGTACCGCGACGGCTACGAGGAGCACTTCGCGACGCCCACCGGGCTCGACTTTCAGCCCGTGGTCGAGATGTACGGCGCACGGTTCACGCGCGTGACCGATCCGTCGCAGCTCGCTCCGGCGATCGAGGACGGGCTCGCGTGCGGGCGCGCGGCGGTGGTCGAGCTGCGCTACGCACGCGAGGCGGCACGGGCGGCGTGGGAAGAGGCGCGCGCGCGTGCGGTGCGCGCCGCCGCGCAAGAGGCCGCGCGAGACACGGTGTCCGCATGA
- the menH gene encoding 2-succinyl-6-hydroxy-2,4-cyclohexadiene-1-carboxylate synthase encodes MTLDLHVRVVGSGPPLVLLHGFTGSAAAWGDLSHRLAERFRVLAFDLPGHGASPAPEDPARARLPQVADALMATLDRHGVGAACWLGYSLGGRLALRAALDHPSRVRALVLEGASPGIADPDERRARAAADATLADAIERDGLVAFVDRWLAQPLFATQASLPEAVRERERARRLAGSAAGYAAALRAMGTGEMEPLWQRLPGLRVPVLLIAGEKDVKYAAIAQAMASALPDARVALISDAGHTVHLERPHAWLETVEPFLCDAVGLRTAGAA; translated from the coding sequence ATGACGCTCGATCTGCACGTGCGCGTCGTGGGCTCCGGTCCGCCGCTCGTCCTGCTGCACGGCTTCACCGGCAGCGCCGCCGCGTGGGGCGATCTCTCCCACCGGCTCGCCGAGCGCTTCCGCGTGCTCGCGTTCGACCTGCCGGGCCACGGCGCGTCGCCGGCGCCCGAAGATCCGGCGCGCGCGCGCTTGCCGCAGGTCGCCGACGCGCTGATGGCGACGCTCGACCGACACGGCGTCGGTGCGGCGTGCTGGCTCGGCTACTCGCTCGGCGGACGGCTCGCGCTGCGGGCGGCGCTCGATCACCCGTCGCGCGTGCGCGCGCTGGTGCTCGAGGGCGCGTCGCCGGGCATCGCCGATCCCGACGAGCGCCGCGCGCGCGCCGCGGCCGATGCGACGCTCGCCGATGCGATCGAGCGCGACGGGCTCGTCGCCTTCGTCGACCGCTGGCTCGCGCAGCCGCTGTTCGCGACGCAGGCGAGCTTGCCGGAGGCCGTGCGCGAGCGCGAGCGTGCGCGCCGACTCGCGGGCAGCGCTGCAGGATACGCCGCGGCGCTGCGCGCGATGGGCACGGGCGAGATGGAGCCGCTGTGGCAGCGCCTGCCGGGCCTGCGCGTCCCCGTGCTGCTGATCGCCGGCGAGAAGGACGTCAAGTATGCGGCGATCGCGCAGGCGATGGCGTCGGCGTTGCCCGACGCGCGCGTCGCGCTGATCTCGGACGCCGGTCACACGGTGCACCTCGAGCGACCGCACGCCTGGCTCGAGACGGTCGAGCCGTTCCTCTGCGACGCCGTCGGTCTGCGCACCGCCGGCGCCGCCTGA
- the menB gene encoding 1,4-dihydroxy-2-naphthoyl-CoA synthase yields MHIEWKPKRRYDDILYDVAEGIARITINRPEVRNAFRPRTLFELSDAFHDAREDPSIGVVILTGAGNEAFCSGGDQRVRGHAGYLDDEGVPRLNVLDLQRQIRSLPKPVIAMVAGYAIGGGHVLHVVCDLTIAAENAVFGQTGPRVGSFDGGFGASHLARIIGHKKAREIWYLCRRYDARQALEMGLVNAVVPLERLEEETVQWCREILAHSPLAIRCLKSAFNADTDGLAGIQELAGNATLLYYMSEEAQEGRNAFLEKRAPDFSRFPHLP; encoded by the coding sequence ATGCACATCGAGTGGAAGCCCAAGCGTCGCTACGACGACATCCTGTACGACGTCGCCGAAGGCATCGCGCGCATCACGATCAACCGTCCCGAGGTGCGCAACGCGTTTAGGCCGCGCACCTTGTTCGAGCTCTCGGACGCGTTCCACGACGCGCGCGAGGATCCGTCGATCGGCGTCGTGATCTTGACGGGCGCCGGAAACGAGGCGTTCTGCTCGGGCGGCGACCAGCGCGTGCGCGGCCACGCGGGCTACCTCGACGACGAGGGCGTGCCGCGGCTCAACGTCCTCGACCTGCAGCGCCAGATCCGCAGCCTGCCGAAGCCGGTGATCGCCATGGTCGCGGGCTACGCGATCGGCGGCGGACACGTGCTGCACGTGGTGTGCGACCTGACGATCGCCGCCGAGAACGCGGTGTTCGGCCAGACCGGTCCGCGCGTCGGCAGCTTCGACGGCGGCTTCGGCGCGAGCCACCTGGCGCGCATCATCGGCCACAAGAAGGCGCGCGAAATCTGGTACCTCTGCCGGCGCTACGACGCGCGTCAAGCACTGGAGATGGGGCTCGTGAACGCGGTCGTGCCGCTCGAGCGTCTCGAGGAGGAGACCGTGCAGTGGTGCCGCGAGATCCTCGCGCACAGCCCGCTCGCGATCCGCTGCCTCAAGTCGGCGTTCAACGCCGACACCGACGGCCTCGCCGGCATCCAGGAGCTCGCCGGCAACGCGACCCTGCTCTACTACATGTCGGAGGAGGCGCAGGAGGGGAGAAACGCGTTCCTCGAGAAGCGCGCGCCCGACTTCTCGCGCTTCCCGCACCTGCCGTGA
- a CDS encoding 1,4-dihydroxy-2-naphthoate polyprenyltransferase yields the protein MTVQPACAAPRPSSIACWVAAARPRTLPAAVAPVLVGSACAAHAGGFDAIAATLALAVALLLQIGTNFVNDWGDHRRGADGPERLGPTRAVAAGWITPRAMACGGAIAFALAAALGFVLVLRAGPAALLLGALSIAAGVAYTAGPFPLAYRGLGEPFVLAFFGPVAVCGTELVQRGSVSALALAASLPVGMLASAILVVNNVRDVATDARAGKRTLAVRIGAGAARRLYAALVVAALASPFVLWASGLAPASALLALGAAFAARAPLRAVARQTDGPALNGALAATARLHLVFGALLAAGIALAPSVAAGAAVGAP from the coding sequence GTGACGGTGCAGCCGGCGTGCGCCGCGCCGCGCCCGTCGAGCATCGCGTGCTGGGTCGCGGCGGCGCGGCCGCGGACGTTGCCCGCCGCGGTGGCGCCGGTGCTGGTCGGCAGCGCGTGCGCGGCGCACGCGGGCGGCTTCGACGCGATCGCGGCGACGCTCGCGCTCGCGGTCGCGCTGCTGCTCCAGATCGGCACCAACTTCGTCAACGACTGGGGCGACCATCGCCGCGGCGCGGACGGACCCGAGCGACTCGGTCCGACGCGCGCGGTCGCGGCGGGCTGGATCACGCCGCGCGCGATGGCGTGCGGCGGTGCGATCGCGTTCGCGCTCGCCGCGGCGCTCGGTTTCGTGCTCGTGCTGCGCGCGGGGCCTGCAGCGCTGCTGCTCGGCGCGCTGTCGATCGCGGCCGGGGTCGCTTACACCGCGGGGCCGTTTCCGCTCGCCTACCGCGGGCTCGGCGAGCCGTTCGTGCTCGCGTTCTTCGGTCCGGTCGCGGTCTGCGGCACCGAGCTCGTGCAGCGCGGCAGCGTCTCGGCGCTGGCGCTCGCGGCGTCGCTGCCGGTCGGCATGCTGGCGTCCGCGATCCTGGTCGTGAACAACGTGCGCGACGTCGCGACCGATGCGCGCGCCGGGAAGCGCACGCTCGCGGTGCGGATCGGTGCGGGGGCTGCGCGTCGACTCTACGCGGCGCTGGTCGTCGCGGCGCTCGCGTCGCCGTTCGTGCTGTGGGCGAGCGGGCTCGCGCCGGCGAGCGCTCTGCTCGCGCTCGGGGCGGCGTTCGCGGCGCGCGCGCCGCTGCGCGCGGTCGCGCGGCAGACCGATGGTCCCGCGCTGAACGGCGCGCTCGCCGCGACCGCGCGGCTCCATCTCGTGTTCGGCGCGCTGCTCGCGGCCGGGATCGCGCTCGCGCCGAGCGTCGCAGCGGGCGCTGCGGTGGGCGCGCCGTGA
- a CDS encoding enolase C-terminal domain-like protein, which yields MTIVGVDLLPYAVPLATPLATARGTLARRVGCVVRLRTDDGHVALGDAAPHPHDGEDALPRLRSALGEATRWLCGASIARADELIDVATRLGGAVAMGIDLALHDLLARVRGVAVAELLGGARCDVDASALLAGDDEIAAARAAAAAGYETVKLKAGADRRTLAARVRAIRDAVPTVALRIDPNGAWSADDACATVAALAPRALELLEQPVAAGDLDGLARVRSLAQTRGIRIAADEAVTGPEAVRRIAALGAADVVVVKLVQVGGLRRALETVAAARSAALGVMVTTGLDAGVATAAALHLAAVVQHLTPAAERLAHGVATGALLATDLVDAPIVPAPRMPLPDGAGLGVTLDPRSSAWLREAA from the coding sequence GTGACGATCGTCGGCGTCGATCTGCTGCCCTACGCCGTGCCGCTCGCGACGCCGCTCGCCACCGCGCGCGGGACGCTCGCGCGACGCGTTGGCTGCGTCGTGCGGCTCCGCACGGACGACGGCCACGTCGCGCTCGGCGACGCAGCGCCGCACCCGCACGACGGCGAGGACGCGCTGCCGCGGCTCCGTAGCGCGCTCGGCGAGGCGACGCGCTGGCTTTGCGGCGCGAGCATCGCGCGCGCGGACGAGCTGATCGACGTGGCCACGCGTCTCGGCGGGGCGGTCGCGATGGGGATCGACCTCGCGCTGCACGATCTCCTCGCGCGCGTGCGCGGCGTCGCGGTCGCGGAGCTGCTCGGCGGCGCTCGCTGCGACGTCGACGCGAGCGCGCTGCTCGCCGGCGACGACGAAATCGCCGCGGCGCGCGCCGCGGCAGCGGCCGGCTACGAGACCGTCAAGCTCAAAGCCGGTGCGGATCGGCGGACGCTCGCGGCGCGCGTGCGCGCGATCCGTGACGCCGTCCCGACGGTGGCGCTGCGCATCGACCCGAACGGCGCCTGGAGCGCGGACGACGCCTGCGCGACCGTCGCGGCGCTGGCGCCGCGCGCGCTCGAGCTGCTCGAGCAGCCGGTCGCGGCAGGCGACCTCGACGGGCTCGCTCGGGTGCGCTCGCTCGCGCAAACGCGCGGCATCCGGATCGCCGCCGACGAGGCCGTGACCGGGCCGGAGGCGGTGCGGCGGATCGCGGCGCTCGGCGCGGCGGACGTGGTCGTCGTCAAGCTCGTGCAGGTCGGTGGCCTGCGGCGCGCGCTCGAGACGGTCGCGGCGGCGCGGTCGGCCGCGCTCGGCGTGATGGTGACGACGGGGCTCGACGCGGGCGTCGCGACCGCGGCGGCGCTGCACCTCGCGGCCGTCGTGCAGCACCTGACGCCGGCCGCGGAGCGGCTCGCGCACGGTGTGGCGACCGGGGCGCTGCTCGCGACGGACCTGGTCGACGCGCCGATCGTGCCGGCGCCGCGCATGCCGCTCCCCGACGGAGCCGGCCTCGGCGTCACGCTCGATCCGCGATCGTCCGCCTGGCTGCGGGAGGCTGCGTGA